A section of the Maylandia zebra isolate NMK-2024a linkage group LG8, Mzebra_GT3a, whole genome shotgun sequence genome encodes:
- the cep55l gene encoding centrosomal protein of 55 kDa, translated as MTSKSAKETIVAKLGFKSSSSGSKAEAELEKVKKENVHLRKKIDDLAKRHIKPPDADKSKLLERILSLETLRERNNQQLLVKEQELETLRQQLSAKGGEVVASLQAQLEQRRKEAEQRDTLFQSLSQETENLKNKLVTVSARCQTLETQVANGQAPAVNLVMIQDQLKDALEKNQQWLVYDQQREAYVQSVLAHTLELEQQLAQAKQQQTKQEASPEAPANLADPEKESQLKSQYDHLVSGMQKDLESQKEQVTRARQELGVHREQALKAQAELHSQREQVTRVQEEMLALQKKYDDKCSELSSLLRKYKDKCKELEEAKMDLQAERLSNRHAVCEERKVSSERADRMRVELETMDIRLEEEKKRSAELLLQVNMLQKSVLSQKEEQRRIAALEQQIQLSAKDFENEKIDRQSMQHQLHKVLKELRKARDQIAKLESAKQPNARFSEPSSYNSLEFERLTIENPLGPTSPSKVTNLLDESFLECPKCRAPYPTSRHRELLTHIDYCFA; from the exons ATGACATCTAAAAGTGCCAAAGAGACCATAGTTGCCAAGTTGGGTTTCAAATCCAGCAGCTCTGGCTCCAAGGCTGAGGCAGAGCTGGAAAAAgtcaagaaagaaaatgttcacCTGAGAAAAAAGATTGATGACCTGGCCAAACGGCACATCAAACCGCCTGATGCGGACAAAAGCAAGCTGCTGGAG AGGATTCTTTCCCTTGAGACCTTGAGAGAGAGGAACAACCAGCAGTTGCTGGTGAAAGAGCAGGAGCTGGAAACTCTGAGACAGCAGCTGTCAGCTAAAGGAGGAGAG GTGGTGGCGTCGCTGCAAGCCCAGCTGGAGCAGCGGAGGAAAGAAGCAGAGCAGAGAGACACGTTGTTCCAGAGTTTGTCACAAGAGACGGAGAATCTGAAAAACAAGCTGGTCACTGTTTCTGCCCGATGTCAGACTCTGGAAACTCAGGTGGCG AATGGACAGGCACCTGCTGTAAACCTCGTAATGATACAAGATCAACTGAAAGAT GCTCTGGAGAAGAACCAGCAGTGGCTGGTGTACGACCAGCAGAGAGAGGCCTATGTGCAGTCTGTCCTGGCCCATACTTTAgagctggagcagcagctggCTCAGGCAAAGCAGCAACAAACCAAACAAGAGGCCAGTCCAGAGG CTCCTGCCAACTTGGCAGATCCAGAAAAGGAATCTCAGCTGAAAAGCCAATATGACCACTTGGTGTCTGGGATGCAGAAAGACCTGGAGAGCCAAAAAGAGCAGGTTACCAGAGCCAGACAGGAGCTCGGTGTCCATCGGGAGCAG GCCTTGAAAGCTCAGGCTGAGCTGCACTCTCAGCGGGAGCAGGTCACCAGGGTTCAGGAGGAGATGTTGGCACTGCAGAAGAAGTACGACGACAAGTGCAGCGAGCTGTCGTCCTTACTGAGGAAGTACAAAGACAAGTGCAAAGAGCTGGAGGAGGCCAAGATGGATCTTCAGGCAGAGCGACTTAGCAACAG ACATGCAGTCTGTGAGGAGAGAAAGGTGTCGTCTGAGCGTGCAGACAGAATGAGGGTGGAACTGGAGACTATGGATATCAGattggaggaggagaagaagagatcTGCTGAGCTTCTGTTGCAG GTAAATATGCTGCAGAAGTCCGTCCTGAGccagaaggaagagcagagaaGAATTGCAGCACTGGAGCAACAG ATCCAACTCTCTGCCAAGGACTTTGAGAATGAAAAAATTGATCGTCAGAGCATGCAGCACCAGTTACATAAGGTGCTGAAGGAACTTCGCAAGGCCCGTGATCAGATTGCAAAGCTGGAATCTGCT aAGCAGCCAAATGCTCGCTTTTCAGAGCCCAGCTCGTATAATAGCCTCGAGTTTGAGCGTCTCACTATTGAAAACCCTCTTGGCCCTACATCCCCATCTAAAGTCACCAACCTCCTGGACGAGAGTTTCCTGGAGTGCCCAAAGTGTCGGGCCCCTTATCCCACCAGTCGTCACAGGGAGCTGCTGACTCACATCGATTACTGCTTTGCGTAA